In one Pelecanus crispus isolate bPelCri1 chromosome 12, bPelCri1.pri, whole genome shotgun sequence genomic region, the following are encoded:
- the LOC104025951 gene encoding lysophosphatidic acid receptor 1, protein MNGYPNCSANHTKIWSHYLVLALGIPQLTINIASVIFNCTVIFTRMATKDLHKPISILFCNLAFSDLFTSFSGFWISMLFITNPDITIFGSKDMLAPYALYTMSILSTIYNLVSIGVERYLAVAESMRTRFRLARNHSIAAVLINWALAFFLGSLPLMGWNCLHIEENLSVLYSPFCVDYLIFIAIPNVVVAFIIPLFTYLRIIIILRRRKLRMKACGQATGTYKSAEIQVARTSIFIWLLALISYAPFFAGVIFDATNHQCPIDLYPGVYIFRNCTAMLITMNCLGNPIIYTLKIKTLGAKLKALKCLSANRVRACTIENV, encoded by the coding sequence ATGAATGGATACCCAAACTGCTCTGCTAACCACACTAAAATTTGGAGTCATTATTTAGTACTTGCACTGGGCATCCCTCAGCTGACCATTAACATAGCATCCGTGATCTTCAACTGCACAGTCATCTTCACCAGAATGGCGACAAAGGATCTGCACAAGCCTATCTCTATACTCTTCTGCAATTTGGCCTTTTCTGATCTCTTCACCAGCTTTTCTGGCTTTTGGATTTCAATGCTCTTCATCACCAATCCTGACATTACAATCTTTGGATCCAAGGATATGCTTGCACCTTATGCCTTATATACTATGTCTATTTTATCCACCATCTATAACTTGGTAAGCATTGGAGTTGAACGCTATCTGGCTGTGGCTGAAAGCATGAGGACAAGATTCAGGCTTGCTAGAAACCATTCCATAGCTGCAGTTTTAATTAACTGGGCCCTTGCTTtctttctgggcagcctgccaTTGATGGGGTGGAACTGCTTGCATATAGAGGAAAATCTCTCTGTCCTCTACAGTCCGTTTTGCGTCGACTACCTCATCTTCATCGCCATTCCCAATGTTGTGGTGGCTTTTATTATACCTCTGTTCACTTACCTTAGAATCATTATCATCTTGAGGAGAAGAAAGCTGAGAATGAAAGCATGTGGACAAGCTACTGGCACCTACAAATCAGCTGAAATCCAGGTTGCCAGaaccagtatttttatttggctCCTGGCGCTGATCTCCTACGCTCCGTTTTTTGCAGGAGTCATATTCGATGCAACGAACCATCAGTGCCCCATTGACCTCTACCCAGGCGTCTACATCTTTCGAAACTGCACGGCTATGCTGATAACCATGAACTGTTTGGGAAACCCCATAATATATACCCTGAAAATCAAAACTCTGGGGGCTAAACTCAAGGCTCTGAAATGCCTCTCCGCCAACCGTGTGCGAGCCTGCACCATTGAGAACGTCTAG